A genomic segment from uncultured Marinifilum sp. encodes:
- a CDS encoding efflux RND transporter periplasmic adaptor subunit yields the protein MNLKKYLFIAIAGIVFFGLQSCSEKSNTKESSKAQLVVTLKTAKIENRPELLSFSGKIEAETHSNLSTRIIGQIARIYVEPGQKVKKGQLLMQVKDKDIQAKKSQVKANMLKAEAAYKNAKKDFDRFSILFEQKSASQKEMDDVSTAYNMAKAELEAVKQMEAEINEMLAYTAIRAPYSGVITRKYMNEGDLASPGMPLLAIEKPGEYKVMARIPETEISKIEKNDHVKVRVSALNNIEIQGIVTEVNPSALYTGNQFEAKIVLKPDSAQKGKIYSGMYANVLLEKGGMPSIMIPENILVRKGQLTGIYTLSQSGTAMLRWIRIGKTSNNMVEVLSGLSDNEQYIESYSGKIWDGAKVVKK from the coding sequence ATGAACTTAAAAAAATATTTATTCATAGCAATTGCTGGTATCGTTTTTTTTGGATTGCAATCGTGTAGCGAAAAATCAAATACCAAGGAAAGCTCAAAAGCCCAGCTTGTGGTTACTCTTAAAACTGCAAAAATTGAAAATAGACCTGAATTGTTAAGTTTTTCGGGAAAAATAGAAGCCGAAACACATTCTAACTTAAGTACACGAATTATTGGACAAATAGCCAGAATTTATGTGGAGCCAGGTCAGAAAGTTAAGAAAGGACAGCTTTTAATGCAGGTTAAAGATAAAGATATTCAGGCAAAAAAATCGCAGGTAAAAGCAAATATGCTAAAGGCTGAAGCTGCTTATAAAAATGCAAAAAAGGATTTCGATCGCTTTAGCATACTGTTTGAACAAAAAAGTGCATCTCAAAAGGAAATGGATGATGTATCCACAGCTTATAATATGGCAAAAGCAGAATTGGAAGCTGTTAAACAAATGGAAGCTGAAATTAACGAAATGCTTGCTTATACAGCAATTAGGGCTCCTTACAGTGGTGTTATTACCCGCAAGTATATGAACGAAGGTGATTTGGCATCGCCAGGTATGCCATTGCTTGCGATAGAAAAACCAGGAGAATATAAAGTAATGGCTAGAATTCCAGAAACGGAGATTTCTAAAATTGAAAAAAACGATCATGTTAAAGTACGTGTTAGTGCTTTAAATAATATTGAAATACAGGGCATAGTTACTGAGGTTAATCCTTCTGCCTTATATACAGGAAATCAGTTCGAAGCTAAAATTGTTCTTAAACCAGATAGTGCACAAAAAGGTAAAATTTATAGCGGAATGTATGCAAATGTTTTACTCGAAAAAGGGGGAATGCCAAGTATTATGATTCCTGAAAATATTCTTGTGAGAAAAGGCCAGTTAACAGGTATTTATACTCTTAGCCAGTCGGGAACAGCAATGCTTCGCTGGATAAGAATTGGAAAGACAAGTAATAATATGGTTGAAGTATTATCGGGTTTAAGCGATAATGAGCAATACATAGAGTCTTACAGCGGAAAAATTTGGGATGGCGCCAAAGTTGTTAAAAAGTGA
- a CDS encoding DUF3223 domain-containing protein yields MSIVTMRKMIKIGDKEFKFKKDALNYYKEILNSYDFGEILSDEHYNDIIDLLNYDITYTDNHPDFEDNESGVELNQEENDDYVIEDVRIGKVQFSTKCFELLYKNGETDFISYRLRITKPKENLFDGFRQAARNVVRKDIRSVKQEYFNKFSKKGYVPCQETGVQSKWTDLVVDHRQPNTFSVIVDRFVELNRIDLKSVEYRTDENNFYLFKDNDLTENFRNYHKEKAVLRIVRKECNSSRAHQGRIKEQKKDLKIKN; encoded by the coding sequence ATGAGCATCGTTACAATGAGAAAAATGATTAAAATAGGCGATAAGGAATTTAAGTTTAAAAAGGATGCTCTTAATTATTACAAAGAGATACTAAATTCTTATGACTTTGGAGAAATCTTATCTGACGAACATTACAATGATATTATTGATTTATTGAACTACGACATAACATACACAGACAACCATCCTGATTTTGAAGATAATGAATCTGGAGTTGAATTAAACCAGGAAGAAAATGACGATTATGTAATCGAAGATGTTCGGATAGGTAAAGTACAGTTCAGTACAAAATGCTTTGAATTACTGTACAAAAATGGTGAGACGGATTTTATTTCATATCGTCTTAGAATTACCAAACCAAAGGAAAATTTGTTTGACGGATTTAGACAAGCGGCAAGAAATGTAGTTCGAAAAGACATAAGGAGCGTTAAACAAGAGTACTTTAACAAATTTTCTAAAAAAGGATATGTTCCTTGTCAAGAAACAGGAGTTCAATCAAAATGGACAGATTTAGTGGTTGACCATCGCCAACCAAACACATTTTCGGTAATAGTAGATAGATTTGTTGAATTGAATAGGATTGATTTAAAATCTGTCGAATATCGAACTGACGAGAATAATTTCTATTTGTTTAAAGACAATGATTTGACCGAAAATTTCAGGAATTATCATAAAGAAAAGGCTGTTTTGCGAATTGTGAGAAAGGAGTGCAATTCAAGTAGAGCACACCAAGGGCGGATTAAAGAACAAAAAAAGGATTTGAAAATTAAAAACTAA
- a CDS encoding competence/damage-inducible protein A: MQAEIITIGDEILIGQIVDTNSAWMAQELNKIGIDVSRINSISDQKSDIVNSLEESLERVSLILMTGGLGPTNDDITKKTLSDYFGMNLIEDARLYKRVEERLARYGIPMNKFNREQALIPDKARIIDNNFGSAPCMWFEKNGKVVISMPGVPFEMKGIMNNGVLNALRQHFSTPAIVHRTIMTEGIGESVLAEMLVDWEANLPDYMHLSYLPSPGQVRLRISTKGESKDVLTAEINKQVELLKKIIPDNIFGYDDMPIEQSVAKLLIEKGMTLGTAESCTGGYIAHLISSHAGSSEYFKGSVVSYSNEVKENVLKVKSDDLEKYGAVSQQVVEQMAKGARELLNVDYALATSGIAGPDGGTEEKPVGTVWIAMAFKNRVISKQLSLYKARERNIRVSALKVLGLLLHELKK; encoded by the coding sequence ATGCAAGCAGAAATAATTACAATTGGTGATGAAATATTAATTGGACAGATTGTTGATACCAATTCGGCCTGGATGGCTCAGGAACTAAATAAAATTGGAATAGATGTATCTCGTATCAATAGTATTTCCGATCAAAAGTCGGATATCGTAAATTCTCTTGAAGAATCCTTGGAAAGAGTCTCTTTGATTTTGATGACTGGAGGATTAGGGCCTACAAATGATGATATTACTAAGAAAACCTTAAGTGATTATTTTGGTATGAATTTGATTGAGGATGCCCGATTATATAAGCGAGTAGAAGAAAGGTTGGCTCGCTATGGCATACCAATGAATAAATTTAACCGGGAGCAAGCTTTAATTCCCGATAAAGCTAGAATTATTGATAATAATTTCGGATCTGCACCTTGTATGTGGTTTGAAAAAAATGGAAAAGTTGTGATTTCAATGCCTGGTGTTCCGTTTGAAATGAAAGGCATTATGAATAATGGTGTGTTGAATGCTTTACGGCAACATTTTTCTACTCCTGCAATAGTTCATAGAACTATTATGACAGAAGGAATTGGAGAATCGGTGCTTGCAGAAATGTTAGTCGACTGGGAAGCAAATTTGCCTGATTATATGCATTTATCCTATTTACCATCTCCCGGACAGGTTCGTTTACGAATTAGTACCAAAGGAGAAAGTAAAGATGTATTAACGGCCGAAATTAACAAGCAAGTTGAACTGCTAAAGAAAATTATACCCGATAATATTTTTGGATACGACGATATGCCCATAGAGCAGAGTGTTGCCAAATTATTAATAGAGAAAGGAATGACTTTGGGAACGGCAGAAAGCTGTACTGGTGGATATATTGCTCATTTAATAAGTTCACATGCAGGAAGTTCCGAATATTTTAAAGGAAGTGTTGTTTCTTATTCGAATGAGGTTAAGGAAAATGTTCTGAAAGTAAAATCGGATGATTTAGAAAAATATGGCGCTGTTAGTCAGCAGGTAGTAGAACAGATGGCAAAAGGAGCCAGAGAATTATTAAATGTAGATTATGCTTTGGCAACATCGGGAATTGCCGGACCCGATGGCGGTACAGAAGAAAAACCCGTTGGAACAGTATGGATTGCAATGGCTTTTAAAAATAGAGTAATCTCAAAACAATTAAGCCTGTATAAAGCTCGGGAAAGAAATATTAGAGTATCAGCTCTTAAGGTGTTAGGCCTTTTATTACACGAGCTAAAAAAATAG
- a CDS encoding TolC family protein, translating to MRNFIYLIIFFLFAGNSMPIMAQQIELKLSLKDALQKAAENNRQINKAKELGNAAKAEFRQTNSVFLPNINLSHSYVTTNDPLASFGFKLKQEIATTADFNPVLLNDPDRIENYNTKIEVEQPLINFDGIYGRKAANAKRQAVDFTTERTINFTKFEVKKAYYQLELAQEAVKVYEKSLETAQSALKLTQNNLEQGYVKEADFLAAKVRVLELSSQLADAKNSKKQAGEYLAYMLGLDIQTLIVTTDRLERQASILQGLSKNQDEGIRSDLMAYKKGIEARENMLKSEKMKFLPRLNAYGAYEWNDDKLFGTSANNYIIGASLSWNLFGGYKNTGKVQKAKAELKIAELDLADYASRNSMEIKAAKRNLKLAFDRIDLSKLAMEQANEAYRIRKDRYIQGLEKTTDVLQSESVSLLKNMEYINSLYRYHVAVFQLELLLEKDLQ from the coding sequence ATGCGAAACTTTATCTACCTAATTATTTTTTTTCTTTTTGCAGGAAATTCAATGCCAATTATGGCTCAGCAGATAGAATTAAAATTAAGTTTAAAGGATGCTTTGCAAAAAGCTGCAGAGAATAACAGGCAAATAAATAAGGCTAAAGAGCTTGGAAATGCTGCAAAAGCAGAATTTCGTCAGACTAATTCAGTGTTTCTTCCTAATATTAATTTGTCTCATTCTTATGTTACTACTAACGATCCATTGGCAAGTTTCGGTTTTAAGTTAAAACAGGAAATTGCTACAACGGCCGATTTTAATCCTGTTTTGTTAAATGATCCCGATAGAATTGAAAACTACAATACCAAAATAGAGGTGGAGCAGCCTTTAATTAATTTCGATGGTATTTATGGCAGAAAAGCAGCCAATGCAAAAAGACAAGCAGTCGATTTTACTACCGAGCGCACTATCAATTTTACCAAATTTGAAGTTAAAAAGGCATACTATCAGCTTGAATTGGCGCAGGAAGCAGTTAAAGTATACGAAAAATCACTGGAAACAGCACAATCGGCCTTAAAGCTTACTCAAAATAATTTAGAGCAAGGATATGTGAAAGAGGCAGATTTTCTGGCCGCTAAAGTTAGAGTTTTAGAATTGAGTTCTCAATTGGCTGATGCTAAAAATAGTAAAAAGCAAGCAGGTGAGTATTTAGCTTATATGTTAGGACTCGATATTCAAACTCTAATAGTTACAACCGATCGCTTAGAGAGACAAGCCTCAATATTGCAAGGTCTTAGTAAAAATCAAGACGAAGGAATTCGTTCCGATCTAATGGCTTATAAAAAGGGGATTGAAGCAAGAGAAAACATGCTAAAATCCGAAAAAATGAAATTTCTACCCAGATTAAATGCTTATGGAGCTTACGAATGGAATGATGATAAGCTTTTTGGTACATCAGCAAATAACTATATAATTGGTGCCAGTCTTTCATGGAATTTATTTGGAGGATATAAAAATACAGGTAAAGTGCAGAAGGCAAAAGCAGAACTAAAAATTGCAGAGTTAGATTTGGCCGATTATGCCTCCAGAAATAGTATGGAAATTAAAGCGGCTAAGCGAAATCTTAAACTTGCGTTCGATAGAATAGATTTAAGTAAGTTGGCAATGGAACAAGCCAATGAAGCTTATCGAATTCGTAAAGATCGTTACATACAGGGACTAGAAAAAACCACAGATGTGCTACAGTCTGAATCTGTATCCTTACTTAAAAATATGGAATATATAAACTCATTATACAGATATCATGTTGCAGTATTCCAATTGGAATTGTTACTCGAAAAAGATCTACAATAA
- a CDS encoding DUF6340 family protein translates to MTKHIFFRFKCRVINYLLIFLIFILSSCQTTALFQFESLKAPKIIIPPDVKTFGFVDRNTSFDIDSVSNYYKMNDIITIDSSNYDSIRSLNCYLGLRENLSEYLGADSIPFIKLPHKHFTGDRVYKPMEWTQVDSICESTGSDVLVCLEDILIFNEYKIISEEENWGITDIKYYSVWRIYDPLLQKLHDERILMDSLYSEVSSSSYQRLVEEKMPGRKEISAEVAYEIGRKYANLISPQWTNITREYFIGGDQDFILARYYLENDNLEQSIAIWEKLVESNDLKISARAAYNLAMAYELKNDFEQANHWMRKSVTQYRKMKKEPSEFKKVKKYFKQLTQRTQNNFLLDKFFGE, encoded by the coding sequence ATGACTAAACATATATTTTTCCGATTTAAGTGTAGAGTAATAAATTACTTATTAATATTTCTAATTTTTATTTTATCATCGTGCCAAACAACGGCTTTATTTCAATTCGAAAGTCTAAAAGCACCTAAAATAATTATTCCTCCCGATGTTAAAACATTTGGTTTTGTAGATAGAAATACCAGCTTTGATATTGATTCTGTAAGTAACTACTATAAGATGAATGATATAATAACTATTGATTCATCGAATTATGATAGCATAAGATCGCTGAATTGTTATTTAGGTTTAAGGGAAAATTTATCGGAATATTTAGGAGCCGACTCAATACCCTTTATAAAATTACCACATAAACATTTTACTGGCGATAGAGTTTACAAACCTATGGAATGGACTCAGGTTGATAGTATTTGTGAATCGACAGGTTCGGATGTATTAGTTTGTTTAGAAGATATTCTGATTTTTAATGAATATAAAATAATTAGTGAAGAAGAAAATTGGGGAATAACCGATATAAAATATTATTCGGTTTGGAGAATATACGATCCTTTATTGCAAAAGCTGCACGACGAGCGCATATTAATGGATAGTTTGTATTCTGAGGTAAGTTCCAGTTCTTATCAGCGTTTGGTAGAGGAAAAAATGCCTGGTCGAAAAGAAATAAGTGCCGAGGTAGCCTACGAAATTGGCCGTAAATATGCCAATTTAATATCTCCCCAATGGACAAATATTACCAGAGAGTATTTTATTGGGGGCGATCAGGATTTTATTTTGGCACGTTATTATTTAGAGAATGATAATTTGGAACAAAGTATTGCTATATGGGAAAAATTAGTAGAATCTAATGATTTAAAAATATCAGCGCGGGCAGCATATAATTTAGCCATGGCTTACGAATTAAAAAACGATTTCGAGCAAGCAAATCACTGGATGAGAAAATCGGTAACTCAATACCGTAAAATGAAAAAAGAACCAAGCGAATTTAAAAAAGTAAAAAAATACTTTAAACAGCTAACTCAAAGAACTCAAAATAATTTTTTACTCGATAAATTTTTTGGTGAATAA
- a CDS encoding M48 family metallopeptidase — MTSTTILYIILGILAFDFLLERILDVLNLRNWSPQLPKVLKGIYDCEKYSKSQQYQQEKYKLSFISSSLSFIVSFLMILLGGFAWLDDLARMFSNNPIVIALIFFGIIMFFSSIIGWPFSYYSTFVIEEKYGFNRTTLKTFIFDKIKGGLLGLIIGGGLLALLIWIYQQTTEDFWWMAWLVMAAFMIFMSMFYSSLIVPLFNKQTPLQDGELKSAIKEFADKAEFKLDNVFVMDGSKRSSKGNAYFSGLGAKKRIVLFDTLINELSTEEIVAVLAHEIGHYKKKHTLSGILISLLQTGLMFYIFSLFIGNSALSEALGAEVHGFHLGLIAFGILYSPISSILGLVMNMWSRHNEYQADEFASKKYNGQALGEALIKLSISSLSNLTPHKAYVFFYYSHPTLLQRLQSIGFNRKE; from the coding sequence ATGACATCTACAACAATTCTCTATATTATACTTGGAATTTTAGCTTTCGATTTTCTTTTAGAAAGAATACTCGATGTGTTGAATCTGCGAAATTGGTCTCCCCAATTGCCTAAGGTACTTAAAGGAATTTACGATTGCGAAAAATACAGTAAATCTCAGCAATATCAGCAGGAAAAATACAAGCTAAGCTTTATTTCTTCTAGTTTGAGTTTTATAGTAAGCTTTTTAATGATATTATTAGGCGGATTTGCTTGGCTTGATGACTTGGCAAGGATGTTTTCTAATAATCCTATTGTGATAGCATTGATATTTTTTGGGATCATCATGTTTTTTTCGAGTATTATTGGATGGCCTTTTTCATATTATTCCACTTTCGTGATTGAAGAAAAATACGGATTCAATAGAACTACCCTAAAAACTTTCATTTTTGATAAAATAAAGGGAGGATTATTAGGGCTTATTATTGGTGGAGGTTTATTGGCTTTGTTAATATGGATTTATCAACAAACAACCGAAGATTTTTGGTGGATGGCCTGGTTAGTAATGGCAGCTTTCATGATTTTTATGAGCATGTTCTATTCTTCATTAATTGTTCCACTTTTTAATAAGCAAACACCTTTACAAGATGGAGAATTAAAATCAGCAATAAAAGAATTTGCCGATAAAGCAGAATTTAAACTCGATAATGTTTTTGTAATGGATGGGTCCAAAAGATCGTCGAAAGGAAATGCCTATTTTAGTGGTTTGGGAGCAAAGAAAAGAATCGTTTTGTTCGATACTTTAATTAATGAATTAAGCACCGAGGAAATTGTTGCTGTTCTGGCTCACGAGATTGGTCATTACAAGAAAAAGCATACACTAAGTGGCATTCTTATATCCTTACTACAAACAGGTTTAATGTTTTACATTTTTTCTCTTTTTATTGGAAATTCAGCTTTATCTGAGGCATTAGGCGCCGAAGTGCATGGCTTTCACCTTGGATTAATAGCATTCGGTATTTTATATTCGCCAATCTCTTCAATTTTAGGCCTGGTAATGAATATGTGGTCGAGACATAACGAATATCAGGCCGATGAGTTTGCCAGTAAAAAATACAATGGACAGGCTTTGGGCGAAGCATTAATTAAACTTTCCATTAGCTCATTAAGCAATTTAACACCTCACAAAGCCTACGTTTTTTTCTATTATTCGCATCCAACTCTTTTGCAGAGATTGCAGTCTATTGGTTTTAATAGGAAAGAATAA